Within Scomber japonicus isolate fScoJap1 chromosome 18, fScoJap1.pri, whole genome shotgun sequence, the genomic segment CGGTGTTGTGTAGACCCGTCCCGTCGTCCTCAACGCCGAGCGGGTCCATTAGTTTCCTCCGTTTAGGAAGCGAGGGGCTGAGGGGGTCGGGGAGCTGGAGAGACCGCCCCTCGTTCCAGAGCAACCACGACGGTCCGGCGGCTTCGTCGGCCACGCTGCTCGACCTGGAGCCGCAGCTCGGAGCCAGATGTTCACTCCTGtttaaaaacagaagaagaagaagaagaagaagtagaagaagaagaagaagaagaagaagaagaagaagaagaagaagaaaggtggTCATTACTTAAGCTTCCTGtcgaccccgtctgttttgactgttcctctctttcctcccttccttctttcctttcctctcttccttctttcctcccttccttctttcctttcctctcttccttctttccttccttcctcttttcctttctccttccctccctcgttccgtttttcctccctccctccctccctcactccctccctcctaccttcctcccttctgtctgtccttcctccctccttctttctttcctcccttccttctttcctttcctctcttccttccttcctcttttccttcttcttcctcccttccatccttctttcctcttttcctttctccttccctccctagttccttttttcctccctccctccctcactccctccctcctaccttcctcccttctgtctgtccttcctccctccttctttctttcctcccttccttctttcctttcctctcttcattccttcctcttttccttcttcttcctcccttccatccttctttcctcttttcctttctccttccctccctcgttccgtttttcctccctccctccctccctcactccctccctcctaccttcctcccttctgtctgtccttcctccctccttctttctttcctcccttcctttcctctcttccttccttcctcttttccttcttcttcctcccttccatccttctttcctcttttcctttctccttctctccctcgttccttttttcctgcctccctacctcctaccttccttccttccttctttcctccgtcgttcgttcctttccttcctccctccttctctctttcctcccttctttctttcctttcctctcttccttccttccttcctcttttccttcttcttcctcccttccatccttctttcctcttttcctttctccttccctccctcgttccttttttcctgcctccctacctcctaccttccttccttctttcctccgtcgttcgttcctttccttcctccctccttctctctttcctcccttccttctttcctttcctctcttccttccttcctcttttccttcttcttcctcccttccatccttctgtcctctgttctttccttccttccttcctcttgtcctttctccttccctccctcgttcctgttttccgccctccctcctaccttcctcccttctttcctccgtcgttctttcctttccttcctcccttctttctttcctttcctcccttccacactcctttcctttcttacctccctcctttccttctttcttcctcccttccatcctccctgcctcttttccttcttccttccttccttccttgactcttgAATACAGAGTTTGACGCTTTGTGATTCATCATCCAGCATTTAAAAGTATTCtcttcacatactgttcatattctgactcataattagtctcttcCTCATCAGTCATTCATAAATGTTTAATCAATCACTTTTATGGTCCAGtagaaaattaaaatgtcaaatgatattttagtttagtgatttgatatgaatgttgttgctgtgttaAATCAGCGTGTGATGTCGTCTCATACTGatagcagacagcagcaggaagttaACACAGCTCCATTATAACAGCAGTCTGTGACAGTGAGGAGAGATCAACaccattaaataaatataagagTTATGCTCAGACCTATATTTAATCTGTCTGATGTTTGGCTTACAGCAAAACCAGACTGACTGgtgattgtttttttatctgcAGGTTTTTAACAGAAGAGGAAAACTATCATATTTTGTGTGCTGAGaagcttttttgttttaccGAGTTATCAAAAGAGGTTTTATGTATCAATCACCACAAAAATCAATCTTTCCCTCTGGGTTCTTTAACTATCTCagagtcctctctgtagaaatctgatGTATTCTGAACCTTTATTACATCATAGCAGACCTCTCTATTATGTATTGATGTAATCTctgttatccagtgaaatgagtcatttagcAGGAGGTTTGAACTAGGGCTGgacgatatggacaaaatcaagtatcaccATATActagaccaaatacctcgatgtCAATATTACAACGATGTAGAGATGACTGTTGATGCTTGACacgatgaaatgtttgataaataatcatcagtaatgaggatataatgacaaagtgagtAAAAGCTAAATAACAGAAGAGCTAGGACAGTCTGGTAAGAGCAGAACATTACATCATTATAcagtaatgcagctttaaaaccaggaagagactctgatgacatatcacgatattacgatatctgGTCTCATATCACGGTATGATCGGTTTAATGCCCAGCACtagtttgaacacttgcaggtcATTGTATGTACAATCCAGCACTAGGCTGTACATGTACAACTCATATGTATATTAATTCTATCTTCAGCGTCTCTCTGAAGAAACCAGAGTTACTTTTTACCTCCTGTTTTTGCGGTCATGTCCTCCAGACCTCCGGATCTGTCCTCCCCGCCggccgcctcctcctcctcctccatgggCCATCTGAACCCGCAGCTCCCGTCCGTCCATCATCGCTCCATCCATCGCATCCATCGCGTCCTCTGCGTCCCGCTTGTGGTGAAAACGCACAAACGCGAAGCCTTTGCTCTCCTTGGTGTAGGGGTCTCTGGGGATGTGCACGTCCCCGACCCGGCCGTACATCTCAAACATGACTCTGAGCGTGTCTGGAGATGTGCGGTAGGTCAGGTTGTCCACTTTGAGGGAGGTGAGAGTGTCCACTTTGATGCCATCGACGTGCGCCATCTCCACCCGGAGCTCCCGTCCCTCCAGCACGGTGCCATCCATCCCGTCCAAAGCCTGCTCTGCGTCCTGCTTGAGGTGGAAACGCACGAATGCAAAGCCCCGGTTCTCCCTCGTACAGGGGTCTCTGGGGATGTGCACGTCCCCTACACGACCGTACTTCTCGAACACCTGCCTGAGTGTTTCGGGAGACGTCCGGTAGGGGAGGTTGTTCACTTTGAGGGAAGTCATGTCGTTAATATCCGGCGGAGGTCTGCTCATGGTGCTCAACCTGTGGAGCTCACCCCCAACAAACACTGTGTGGTCCCAAAACACTGTGTCCCCAAAACACTGTGTGTCCCCAACAAACACTGTATGTCCTGGCCCCAACACAGTCTACAGCAGTCTACCTATAGAAACACTGTATGTCCTGGCTACTGCAGCTTTTCCCCAACAAACACTTTATATCTTGGCTCCAACACAACCTACTGCTCGTTAaactgcacgcacacacgcacgagGAGTAAATGATCTTAACTCGTCTTGTTCGCGGTGTTTTGAAGGCTGTCCAGTCACTAAACATCCAACATCATGCAGCTGTATCGCCTCTCATCTGTCCATAAACACCGAGACACTTCTTCTACTACAGCCGCTCTATCGCCTCCTTTACTGCATTAGCGCCCTCCAGAGGAACCGCCTCAGCTTTAGTTCATTcaggaagtaaaaataaaacgTGAGTacattcacttctttttttaaatatgacaaGCTTGAGTTTGTTGAGATCTTTAtcagtttgttgtttcattgtgttttatgtaGTTTACCAACTTTATCAGCCAAAGATATGAAGTCatggttgggaaggttactgtggaaatgtaatagtttaatatttactctatttaaaatgaaataagtcATGTAACTATTTCAGctgattactttttgatgaccaatgttttcagctgttaggggaagtgttcccattaagcaccaaaatctaaattcagctgtttttcatggatactgacaggatttataagggagatcatttaaagcaacatttatctctcatttcaTTAGtccatgtagattttggaatataaaataaagatatttgatgaataaagtgggatTAATTGGTACTCTGACTCCAAATAAACCCACGtcctgatttatttactaaatataaaaaagcaaagattagagaaaaacacatttgtgtatcagaactttgttttttcttctttcccattaatcatctcagcagccctcacatttatctgctgaccctttggaggggccccacccctaggttgggaaccactggactaaactagctaactataaagtagtataaactagctaactgtatataaagtagtataaactagctaactgtatataaagtagtataaactagctaactgtatataaagtagtgtaaactagctaactgtatataaagtagtataaactagctaactgtatataaagtagtataaactagctaactgtgtataaagtagtataaactagctaactgtatataaagtagtataaactagctaactgtatataaagtagtataaactagctaactgtgtataaagtagtataaactagctaactgtatataaagtagtataaactagctaactgtgtataaagtagtataaactagctaactgtatataaagtagtataaactagctaactgtatataaagtagtataaactagctaactgtgtataaagtagtataaactagctaactgtatataaagtagtataaactagctaactgtatataaagtagtgtaaactagctaactgtatataaagtagtataaactagctaactgtatataaagtagtataaactagctaactgtatataaattagtgtaaactagctaactgtatataaagtagtataaactagctaactgtatataaagtagtataaactagctaactgtatataaagtagtataaactagctaactgtatataaagtagtataaactagctccacctccagcagctacaacagtaacatgctgctctaacactgatgcttcactattaataatctaatgatgtcatatataataatatatcagtcagtcAGAGGTTCCCGGATTAGACCTGGACTATGTGCAGTGTGAGTCCTCCATGCTTACAGCAGGTGGCGCTGTTGCACATTCAGCGTTGGTTTGCAGTCCGCCagtaaaaccaaagaagaagaacgTGGTTACGGTCAGCTGATTAATTCACATGACTTTTTCCAGTTTCGGGCAGCTCCTGTAGGGACAGCTGATCATCTGCTGTACATGTCTGATTCAGTCATGCTGTGCTTGGGTTAATATTTGGGACACGGATGGAAACAGATATCAGAGGTTTCTATAAAGAGTGAACTATGAGTGTAACAGCACAGTGAGACCGCGCAGCCGCAGAAGAAGCAGAGCAGACAGAagggtttatttgtttttgcttaAAAGCTTCAAACACTGTCggtaagttgtgttttttttgtgttaaacatatgaattattttcttaaacttaacgTAACACATTAAATTATAACCATGGGTTTAGTAAAATCAGCCGCAGTCTCTGtgctttccttttttaattgcTTTAAGAAATGAAGACGAACTCCCTTTGAAAAAACGAGTCAATTAAGTTTCCAGCGCTTGAAGTGAAATTTAAAAGCTAATTgaatacatgtgtatgtgttatgCTAGTCAATATGACCTACTTTATAATTCGGCGTataattcatttaataaaaaacacgTATTTTAAGAcagtttaactttttaaatgcacatttctGCCTTGTTCCGCCTCCAAAGCGTCAGAGATTGGTGGCAGCGCACAGTGGAAACTATCCTANNNNNNNNNNNNNNNNNNNNNNNNNNNNNNNNNNNNNNNNNNNNNNNNNNNNNNNNNNNNNNNNNNNNNNNNNNNNNNNNNNNNNNNNNNNNNNNNNNNNNNNNNNNNNNNNNNNNNNNNNNNNNNNNNNNNNNNNNNNNNNNNNNNNNNNNNNNNNNNNNNNNNNNNNNNNNNNNNNNNNNNNNNNNNNNNNNNNNNNNtctttcctttcctccctcttttccttctttccttccttcctccctccctcccttcctccctcctaccttccttcctccctccctcctttccttcctttttccttcctccctccctcccttttccttcctctcttcctccctccctcctatccttccttcgttcctccctcctttccttccttccttgactcaaggacaacaggagggttaaaagaagaataaaatggAAACATAAAGTAGACGTGCCTGTTTAGTCAGTGGAaggaaaatattatattttaaggtTCTCAAATTTTTATGATCTAAAATCTTAATCTAATAACtggctgtcaaataaatgtagagcCATGTGAAGCAGTAAGGTTTGAAACGTATATACTGAGATCACttcatgtaataaatattatccccctccctgagctactaccttatcgtgaTGGAAGGGTtcgcgtgtcccaatgaccctggtagggtctcccatggcaaacaggtcaggggggaggggccagacaaagggtagctcaaAAAGAGCCTTTATGATGAGTTCTATAAATGGTTTTCCGTGTCCCTCGCCCGGACgtgggtcaccggggcccccctggagccaggcctgggggtggggctcagTGGCCGGgcctcccacagacccaccaccagttggcgggggggggggggctaaggggtcgggtgcgctgtgagctgggcagcagcCGGGAGCGGGGACCTTGGTGGTCCGAcactcggctgcagaagctagctctaggaaCGTGgaacctctctggtggggaaggagcctgagctggtgcacgaggttgagaagttccggctagatatagtcggttctggaccaccatctagtctcggggggggggggcagtgcaTCGTAAACACTGTAtatggtggggacggtgcgctgctgacctcgactcgggacgttgtggatcggtggaaggaatacttcgaagacctcctcaatcccaccgacacgccttcagGTAAGGAAGTAGGGCAAGGgggctcgggtgtgggctctcctatctctggggctgaggtcgccgaggtggttaaaaagctcctcggtggcagagcttggtccacattgccggtaataagtcggacttgtttccagtgagggttggactccgccagggctgccctttgtcaccgatcctgttcataatcttcatggacaggatttctaggcgcagccagggtgtggagggggtccggtttggtgacctcaggattgggtcactgctttttgcagatgatgtggtcctgttggcttcatcagaccgtgacctccaactctcactggatcggttggcagccgagtgtgaagcggccgggatgagaatcagcacctccaaatccgaggccatggtcctcaaccgggtggagtgcactctccgggtcggggatgagattctgcctcaagtggaggagttca encodes:
- the LOC128378592 gene encoding uncharacterized protein LOC128378592, with translation MSRPPPDINDMTSLKVNNLPYRTSPETLRQVFEKYGRVGDVHIPRDPCTRENRGFAFVRFHLKQDAEQALDGMDGTVLEGRELRVEMAHVDGIKVDTLTSLKVDNLTYRTSPDTLRVMFEMYGRVGDVHIPRDPYTKESKGFAFVRFHHKRDAEDAMDAMDGAMMDGRELRVQMAHGGGGGGGRRGGQIRRSGGHDRKNRRSEHLAPSCGSRSSSVADEAAGPSWLLWNEGRSLQLPDPLSPSLPKRRKLMDPLGVEDDGTGLHNTDITTVQPPRTAKSLVLLESLAMLAAENDILREENEKLKRQLEKQRQTFFL